The following are encoded together in the Actinomycetota bacterium genome:
- a CDS encoding CocE/NonD family hydrolase, with protein sequence MGPHLRSTCVVVAVVSLSATAVPAWALVGSATPRSGGDHALAQVGLVLQGGEADAAGFAVAAGDLDGDGVDDVAVAAPCHAAGGPGSGAVHVVYGPVEGDRLLADADATLIGDEDGDFLGEGLDVVDLDGDGDDELLIGAPGPFVGAGPLAAGCFETPVQPGRNRPGQAYVVDGGSRLSGTVDVGSAARAVITGLTPTDFVGISVGGVGDVDGDGHQDLLVGGNGPGAPPVGGGSAYLFTGPLDDDRHVAEARAQLFGERPADLAGARVDGADVDGDGRSDLLIAAPGNAVPPANPGRVHLYYQPPSGAHSLATSDAILEGTTADDFTGQGLAVGDLLDGPAADVAIGAPGVDAVHLIAGGERLVGAVGLADVSSVRLERADGQQFGRALAIADLGGGSRAALVVGHPASAIADDGGGITVVDAPRGQQRWADATRSYTGEQGDDAGFSLATADVDGDGVDDIIVGAPNVSGAYAGKAYVVPGGAAQPAADRGGHDATDAPPAHAAGPDGVRAALPVTGAPPSFTGALLVATSIALRGLQTRPRRRLASRPRGHPTKRRAVFVVLALALPVLTGAVLDQPSPDRLGRSFDTPPCTEPDPCDYVWEGASLAPFELAYVEEVEVRSHDGTMLHGWLAFPDLPDGVTDAPVALHSSPYLGACPVVPCPGPGSEEFWADEPGPGPTRTWGVAPIELVRQGYVAAFFDVRGTGGSGGCFDFFSPELQRDQEALVDWLASPSQGWSNGRVGMGGNSAPAFTALAGAVQAPDGLKAIAVAGVVTHLYTNRFTPQGAIQNFRGYLALGPMLAAATLPPHLGNGHEALDEFGHLPARLCPEEGPHSITGDPTDGFRDDRDETYYEERNLLPRLGDITAATLLAHGFDDFGSQYEDSLVSALVDAPLWQITGQWAHGPPFAEEPALTPEWIRDNWRTTLFGWLGYWLQGVGDVPPDRVDYQDGTGRWHRSGTWPPANAREEVLYLAGDRVGGTAGDGDRTFVATAHPGNDYRSAQDGGVPAYWWSATCRQRLSDALGEFGVAYVGEPLTDGVLVAGNPFAYLRLSSTQEGGIVGVTVARLPAGSTCEDPAAELVPLTSGSADLRFHTGSYQGTAFPTGPDARTHVRVDLIDIAEQLHPGDRLVVLLHGSEDPVLGYYQPSPYSPRITVHADGGATASHVVLPLANGTLRGDRPSLRYPPRPFDPTPHGRDGD encoded by the coding sequence ATGGGTCCACATCTGCGGTCGACATGCGTGGTCGTTGCTGTCGTGTCCTTGTCTGCGACCGCCGTCCCGGCGTGGGCGCTGGTCGGGTCAGCGACGCCTCGCTCGGGTGGCGACCACGCGCTGGCGCAGGTGGGCTTGGTTCTGCAGGGTGGGGAGGCGGATGCCGCCGGGTTCGCCGTCGCCGCTGGTGATCTCGACGGCGATGGTGTGGACGACGTGGCAGTTGCCGCGCCGTGCCACGCCGCGGGGGGCCCCGGTTCCGGCGCCGTCCACGTGGTCTACGGGCCGGTCGAGGGCGATCGCCTGCTCGCGGATGCCGACGCGACCCTCATCGGCGACGAGGACGGTGACTTCCTCGGCGAGGGTCTGGACGTCGTGGATCTCGACGGCGACGGTGACGACGAGCTGCTCATCGGCGCGCCGGGCCCGTTCGTCGGGGCCGGGCCGCTGGCTGCCGGGTGCTTCGAAACGCCGGTGCAGCCTGGTCGCAACCGACCGGGACAGGCCTACGTCGTGGACGGAGGCTCACGACTGTCCGGCACGGTGGATGTCGGCTCGGCAGCGCGCGCCGTGATCACCGGCCTGACCCCGACCGACTTCGTCGGTATCTCCGTGGGTGGCGTCGGCGACGTCGACGGCGATGGCCATCAGGACCTGCTGGTCGGTGGCAACGGTCCTGGGGCCCCGCCGGTCGGTGGCGGCTCCGCCTACCTGTTCACCGGTCCGTTGGACGACGATCGGCACGTCGCCGAGGCACGGGCGCAGCTGTTCGGTGAGCGGCCGGCCGACCTCGCCGGCGCCCGGGTCGACGGCGCCGACGTTGACGGCGATGGCCGATCGGATCTGCTGATCGCGGCCCCGGGCAACGCCGTGCCGCCCGCGAACCCCGGCCGCGTCCACCTCTACTACCAGCCGCCATCCGGGGCGCACAGCCTCGCGACGTCGGACGCGATTCTCGAGGGCACGACCGCAGACGACTTCACCGGGCAGGGACTGGCCGTCGGCGACCTGCTGGACGGTCCCGCCGCCGATGTGGCGATCGGCGCGCCTGGCGTCGACGCCGTCCACCTGATCGCAGGCGGCGAACGTCTCGTGGGTGCCGTCGGTTTGGCGGACGTCAGCAGCGTCCGTCTCGAAAGGGCGGACGGGCAGCAGTTCGGGCGCGCCCTCGCGATCGCCGACCTGGGTGGCGGTTCGAGAGCGGCGCTCGTGGTCGGCCACCCTGCCAGCGCCATCGCCGACGACGGCGGTGGCATCACGGTGGTCGATGCACCCCGCGGGCAACAGCGATGGGCCGATGCGACCCGGTCGTACACCGGCGAGCAAGGCGACGACGCCGGGTTCTCGCTCGCCACAGCTGACGTCGACGGCGACGGGGTCGATGACATCATCGTCGGCGCGCCCAACGTGAGCGGCGCCTACGCCGGCAAGGCGTACGTCGTGCCCGGCGGCGCAGCACAACCCGCGGCCGATCGAGGTGGCCACGACGCCACGGATGCTCCGCCAGCGCACGCAGCGGGTCCAGACGGGGTTCGGGCGGCGCTGCCGGTCACGGGCGCTCCACCCTCCTTCACCGGCGCGTTGTTGGTCGCCACATCGATCGCGCTCCGCGGACTGCAGACTCGTCCACGCCGTCGCCTAGCGTCCCGGCCTCGGGGCCATCCGACGAAGCGCCGTGCCGTGTTCGTCGTCTTGGCACTGGCCCTGCCGGTGCTCACCGGTGCCGTCCTAGACCAGCCTTCTCCGGATCGCCTCGGCCGCTCGTTCGATACCCCTCCCTGCACCGAGCCCGATCCTTGCGACTACGTCTGGGAAGGCGCCAGCCTGGCACCGTTCGAGCTCGCGTACGTCGAGGAGGTGGAGGTCCGAAGCCACGATGGCACGATGCTCCACGGGTGGCTCGCCTTCCCAGACCTCCCCGATGGCGTCACCGATGCGCCGGTCGCGCTGCACTCCTCGCCGTACCTGGGTGCGTGCCCGGTGGTCCCTTGTCCGGGTCCCGGCTCTGAGGAGTTCTGGGCTGACGAGCCGGGACCGGGCCCGACGCGGACGTGGGGCGTCGCCCCGATCGAGCTGGTTCGTCAGGGCTACGTGGCGGCGTTCTTCGACGTCCGGGGCACCGGCGGTTCCGGCGGCTGCTTCGACTTCTTCTCGCCTGAACTCCAACGCGACCAGGAGGCCCTCGTCGACTGGTTGGCGTCCCCGTCCCAAGGTTGGTCCAACGGCCGCGTGGGGATGGGGGGCAACTCCGCCCCCGCGTTCACCGCGCTCGCCGGCGCCGTGCAGGCTCCAGATGGCCTAAAGGCCATCGCTGTCGCAGGGGTCGTCACCCACCTGTACACCAACCGCTTCACCCCGCAGGGGGCCATCCAGAATTTCCGCGGCTACCTCGCGCTCGGCCCGATGTTGGCCGCGGCGACGCTGCCGCCACACCTCGGGAACGGCCACGAGGCGCTTGACGAGTTCGGACACCTGCCCGCCCGGCTCTGCCCGGAGGAGGGCCCACACTCCATCACCGGGGACCCCACCGACGGCTTCCGCGACGACCGAGATGAGACCTACTACGAAGAACGGAACCTGCTGCCTCGGCTGGGTGACATCACCGCGGCGACGCTGCTGGCCCACGGCTTCGACGACTTCGGTAGCCAGTACGAGGACTCGCTCGTGTCGGCGCTGGTCGACGCGCCGCTGTGGCAGATCACCGGCCAGTGGGCCCACGGGCCCCCGTTCGCCGAGGAGCCGGCACTGACACCGGAGTGGATCCGCGACAACTGGCGGACGACCCTCTTCGGCTGGCTCGGCTACTGGTTGCAGGGTGTCGGTGACGTCCCGCCGGACCGGGTCGACTATCAGGACGGCACGGGCCGGTGGCACCGCAGCGGCACCTGGCCGCCTGCGAACGCTCGCGAGGAGGTCCTCTACCTCGCCGGCGATCGGGTCGGTGGCACGGCCGGCGATGGGGACCGCACCTTCGTGGCGACCGCCCATCCCGGCAACGACTACCGGTCCGCGCAGGACGGTGGCGTCCCCGCCTACTGGTGGTCGGCAACGTGCAGGCAGCGACTCAGCGACGCGCTGGGCGAGTTCGGTGTGGCCTACGTCGGTGAGCCGCTCACGGACGGTGTACTCGTCGCTGGGAACCCCTTCGCGTACCTCCGGCTGTCCTCCACGCAGGAAGGGGGCATCGTCGGCGTGACCGTCGCACGACTCCCGGCGGGGAGCACCTGCGAGGACCCGGCCGCGGAGCTGGTCCCGTTGACCAGCGGCTCGGCGGATCTGCGCTTCCACACGGGCAGCTACCAGGGCACTGCCTTCCCGACCGGTCCGGACGCGCGGACGCACGTCCGCGTGGACCTGATCGACATCGCCGAGCAACTGCACCCGGGAGACCGTCTGGTCGTGCTGCTGCACGGCTCCGAGGACCCCGTTCTGGGCTACTACCAGCCCAGCCCCTACTCGCCGCGGATCACCGTGCACGCCGACGGTGGAGCGACGGCGAGCCACGTCGTGCTGCCACTGGCCAACGGCACCCTGCGCGGCGACCGCCCCAGCCTGCGCTACCCGCCCCGCCCCTTCGATCCGACCCCGCACGGCCGCGACGGTGACTGA
- a CDS encoding NAD(P)-binding domain-containing protein, with translation MYVSSNALPIREHTKVNSVERLLDGDFLVDTSGGQVQARNVVVCSGSMSTPRLPAVAADLDERIASLTAATYRNAGALAPGAVVVVGSGQSGCQIVEDLPKAGRTVHLCVSKVARIPGATEVATSSTGGTPWGSST, from the coding sequence TTGTACGTCAGCTCGAACGCCTTGCCAATCCGCGAACACACCAAGGTCAACTCGGTCGAACGGCTGCTGGATGGCGACTTCCTTGTGGACACGTCTGGCGGACAGGTGCAGGCGCGCAACGTCGTCGTGTGTTCGGGGAGCATGAGCACACCGCGCCTGCCCGCGGTGGCTGCCGACCTCGACGAGAGGATCGCCAGCCTGACAGCGGCCACGTACCGGAACGCCGGGGCGCTGGCCCCGGGCGCGGTGGTGGTAGTTGGCAGCGGACAGTCCGGATGTCAGATCGTCGAGGATCTGCCTAAAGCCGGACGCACCGTTCACCTCTGTGTCAGCAAGGTCGCCCGCATCCCCGGCGCTACCGAGGTCGCGACATCGTCGACTGGCGGCACGCCATGGGGTTCTTCGACGTGA
- a CDS encoding DUF433 domain-containing protein yields MLVRMIAAGTTVETILEDRPQLVEDDIREALRFAAANVDQRIIPLDQSA; encoded by the coding sequence ATGCTCGTGCGGATGATCGCGGCCGGGACCACGGTCGAGACCATCCTCGAGGACCGCCCCCAGCTCGTCGAGGACGACATCCGCGAAGCCCTGCGCTTCGCCGCGGCCAACGTTGACCAGCGGATCATCCCGCTCGATCAGAGCGCGTGA
- a CDS encoding LuxR C-terminal-related transcriptional regulator, whose protein sequence is MFISRRTVETHIANVFAKLDVSNRRELEAAYAEREASMARSG, encoded by the coding sequence ATGTTCATCTCCCGCCGCACGGTCGAGACCCACATCGCCAACGTCTTCGCCAAGCTCGACGTGTCCAACCGACGCGAGCTCGAAGCGGCCTACGCCGAACGCGAAGCCTCCATGGCGCGATCCGGCTGA